Proteins co-encoded in one Gopherus evgoodei ecotype Sinaloan lineage chromosome 4, rGopEvg1_v1.p, whole genome shotgun sequence genomic window:
- the LOC115651300 gene encoding zinc finger protein 850-like: protein MATELGTNADLGLQSQMPLEQGVQPPVKREEQDPPGPEPGQGVEQGENLPFVVCSGTIGELLRWAAPQQSRPQRQDEPPQRWEVQWQEVLQALWTPPEVVPAPVTLQLPELAPGDDIEAYLANFEHVANACQWPRGEWVTRLVPALSGKARQVYSSLEARDSRDYGKVKAAILQGEDTRLEMRRRCFRQFRYQEAEGPREACSHLRELCHRWLEPQSHTKEQILELLILEQFLTILPEEMQNWVWERGPENCAQAVALAEGFQLGQPEAGLWEQQVTVRVKVEEVTSEKMASSEALWDAPGSQLEQLQSHHECVSQEEVGRAETPGHQYEPLCVPKEEPPIHQEMDNKSGPLSHSEHMLDREHRMDSACYLFSMSTEGDMVLSASPQLEVPSASPQREETEMSGPRRVPLGRYKGKASRTQRRVGRQHGSPIGKREVEPAPTLPDFGTPEPQPRPFKCVECAKTFCRSSDLLRHKRIHRGDRPHHCTECGKSFVRNSHLLIHQVIHRGERPFTCSECGKSFSQSSTLTRHQQIHTGEKPHRCHQCGKSFGRNSNLTRHQRLHAAERVYRCAGCGEAFRSRGLLISHQRCSKKERPEACRKRTAPAYCIFITSARKARVYTVHRPDRQRSGRGNGGTKRGSDMSKVTQQVESVTYPDFLVDTESNGPFPLEDPSEESFPMVHSAEFSWMEREEELCDADSDEREELRVVLTDDGALSEDEEADDVQEQDADDGEPEGPFSAHSEGDDSCGSSERPQGRWRDAGVGEQACDAEDKPFRCSECGKGFAQSSNLIKHQRVHTGERPYRCHQCGKAFTWSSSLLEHQKSHAGEKPHSCPECGKKFSRGSTLLEHQRIHTGEKPFRCHQCGARFSQSSTLVHHQRTHTGERPYRCDECGRSFGRKSTLVTHRRTHTGEKPYHCLECGRSFVVSSDLAKHQRTHTGGQGPYRCGECGEGFGWSAALAAHRASQHGAEKPYRCSECGEAFHQNATLLVHQRTHAGDEAFTCSDCGECFLESAKLARHRRARHSADGEEKPFKCSECGKGYAQSAGLRHHQREQPFRCPQCGLSFLWSCRLAEHRRSCRMAEKPYKCPECGKSFGQSSKLLRHQVTHTGEKPYKCPECGKIFSQSSNLAEHRRTHAGQKLHRCGICGKSFALGSYLAKHQITHTGERPYRCTECGKGFRQSSNLIQHQRTHTGERPYTCPQCGKSFCQNSHLIKHRRTHTGERPYRCPQCGKSFRQSANLLEHQNTHTGERPYQCGQCGKSFCWSSAFSKHQRTHLS from the exons agccgccccagcgctgggaagTCCAgtggcaggaggtgctgcaggcccTATGGACCCCTCCTGAAGTTGTGCCGGCCCCGGTGACGCTACAGCTGCCTGAGCTGGCACCAGGGGACGATATTGAGGCCTATCTGGCCAACTTCGAGCATGTGGCTAATGCCTGCCAGTGGCCAAGAGGAGAGTGGGTAACGCGACTCGTGCCGGCACTGAGCGGAAAAGCCCGACAGGTCTACAGCAGCCTGGAGGCTAGAGACAGCAGAGACTATGGGAAGGTGAAAGCTGCCATCCTGCAAGGGGAGGACACCCGCCTGGAGATGCGACGTCGATGCTTCAGGCAGTTCCGTTACCAAGAGGCCGAGGGGCCCCGGGAGGCTTGCAGCCACCTCCGGGAGCTCTGCCATCGCTGGCTGGAGCCGCAGAGCCACACCAAGGAGCAGATCCTGGAGCTGCTGATCCTGGAGCAGTTCCTGACCATCCTGCCGGAGGAAATGCAGAACTGGGTCTGGGAACGTGGCCCAGAGAACTGTGCCCAAGCGGTGGCCCTGGCAGAGGGGTTCCAGCTGGGGCAGCCAGAGGCTGGATTATGGGAGCAGCAG GTCACGGTGCGTGTGAAGGTTGAGGAAGTGACTTCGGAGAAAATGGCTTCCTCTGAGGCATTATGGGATGCTCCCGGCTCCCAGCTAGAGCAGCTGCAGTCTCATCACGAATGTGtatcccaggaggaggtgggacgAGCTGAGACCCCGGGACACCAGTATGAACCACTCTGTGTCCCCAAAGAGGAGCCCCCGATCCACCAGGAAATGGATAATAAGTCAG GCCCCCTGTCTCATTCAGAGCACATGTTGGATCGTGAACACAGGATGG ATTCAGCCTGTtacttgttctccatgtccactgaag GTGACATGGTGCTGAGCGCAAGTCCCCAGCTGGAGGTGCCAAGCGCAAGTCCCCAGCGGGAGGAGACAGAGATGTCAGGGCCACGCAGGGTGCCCCTGGGAAGATACAAAGGGAAGGCATCACGGACTCAGCGCAGGGTGGGGAGGCAGCATGGGAGCCCCATTGGGAAAAGGGAGGTGGAACCAGCCCCTACACTACCAGACTTCGGGACGCCCGAACCCCAGCCCAGGCCTTTCAAATGTGTTGAGTGTGCGAAAACCTTTTGCCGCAGCTCTGACCTGCTGAGACACAAACGGATCCACCGAGGGGACCGGCCCCACCActgcactgagtgtgggaaaagctttgtCCGGAACTCCCACCTCCTGATCCACCAGGTGATTCACCGTGGTGAACGCCCCTTCACGTGCAGCGAGTGCGGAAAGAGCTTTAGCCAGAGCTCCACCCTAACAAGACACCAGCAGATCCACACTGGCGAGAAaccccaccgctgccaccagtgtGGCAAGAGCTTTGGGCGCAACTCCAACCTGACGAGGCACCAGAGGCTCCATGCAGCTGAGAGGGTCTACCGGTGTGCGGGATGCGGGGAGGCCTTCCGCAGCAGGGGGCTGCTCATTTCTCATCAGCGGTGCAGCAAGAAGGAGAGGCCAGAGGCTTGCAGAAAGCGCACAGCGCCAGCTTA CTGCATCTTCATCACCTCTGCAAGGAAAGCAAG agtttacactgTACACAGACCAGACAGACaaaggagtgggaggggaaatggaggcacaaagaggggaagtgacatgtccaaggtcacacagcag GTGGAGTCTGTGACATACCCTGATTTTCTGGTTGATACTGAGAGCAATGGCCCCTTTCCACTGGAGGATCCTAGCGAGGAGAG CTTCCCGATGGTGCACTCGGCCGAGTTTTCGTGGATGGAGCGAGAAGAGGAGCTATGTGACGCTGATTCAGATGAGCGGGAGGAGCTGAGAGTTGTCCTGACAG ATGATGGGGCCCTGAGTGAGGATGAGGAGGCTGACGATGTGCAGGAGCAGGACGCCGATGATGGGGAGCCAGAAGGGCCATTCTCAGCCCACTCAGAAGGGGACGATTCGTGCGGGAGCTCTGAGAGACCACAGGGTAGATGGCGTGATGCAGGTGTAGGTGAGCAGGCCTGCGATGCGGAGGATAAGCCGTTCCGATGCTCCGAGTGTGGCAAGGGGTTTGCCCAGAGCTCCAACCTAATCAAACACCAGCGGGTCCATACCGGGGAGCGGCCCTACCGCTGCCACCAGTGTGGCAAAGCCTTCACCTGGAGCTCATCGCTGCTGGAGCACCAGAAATCTCATGCTGGTGAAAAGCCCCACAGCTGTCCGGAGTGCGGGAAGAAGTTCAGCCGTGGCTCCACCCTGCTGGagcaccagcgcatccacaccgGCGAGAAGCCTTTCCGCTGCCACCAGTGCGGCGCCCGCTTCAGCCAGAGCTCCACACTGGTGCACCACCAGCGCacccacaccggggagcggccctacCGCTGCGACGAATGCGGGCGCAGCTTCGGCCGCAAGTCCACGCTGGTGACCCACCGCCGCACCCACACCGGCGAGAAGCCATACCATTGCCTGGAGTGTGGACGCAGCTTTGTGGTCAGTTCGGACCTGGCCAAACACCAGCGCACCCACACTGGCGGCCAAGGCCCCTACCGCtgtggggagtgtggggagggctttggctggagTGCTGCCCTGGCTGCCCATCGGGCCAGCCAGCACGGTGCAGAGAAGCCCTATCGATGCTCTGAGTGCGGGGAAGCTTTCCACCAAAATGCCACACTGCTGGTGCACCAGCGCACCCACGCTGGTGATGAGGCCTTCACCTGCTCCGACTGTGGGGAGTGTTTCCTGGAGAGCGCCAAGCTGGCCCGGCACCGGCGTGCCCGGCACAGCGCCGACGGGGAGGAGAAGCCTTTCAAGTGCTCCGAGTGCGGCAAGGGCTATGCCCAGAGTGCCGGCCTGCGACACCACCAGCGAGAGCAACCCTTCCGCTGCCCGCAGTGCGGCCTGAGCTTCCTGTGGAGCTGCCGGCTGGCTGAGCACCGCCGCAGCTGCCGCATGGCTGAGAAGCCATACAAGTGCCCTGAGTGCGGCAAGAGTTTCGGCCAGAGCTCCAAGCTGCTGCGGCACCAGGTGACTCACACCGGCGAAAAACCCTACAAGTGTCCTGAGTGTGGCAAGATCTTCAGCCAGAGCTCCAATCTGGCGGAGCACCGGCGCACGCACGCCGGCCAGAAGCTCCACCGCTGCGGCATCTGCGGCAAGAGTTTCGCCCTGGGCTCCTATCTGGCCAAGCACCAGATCAcccacactggggagcggccctaccGCTGCACCGAGTGCGGCAAAGGCTTCCGGCAGAGCTCCAACTTGATCcagcaccagcgcacccacaccGGCGAGCGCCCCTACACCTGCCCCCAGTGCGGCAAAAGCTTCTGCCAGAACTCCCACCTCATCAAGCACCGGCGCACCCACACCGGCGAGCGCCCCTACCGCTGCCCCCAGTGTGGCAAGAGCTTCCGCCAGAGCGCCAACCTGCTGGAGCACCAGAACACCCACACCGGTGAGCGCCCCTACCAGTGCGGCCAGTGCGGCAAGAGCTTTTGCTGGAGCTCAGCTTTCAGCAAACATCAGAGGACGCATCTCAGCTAG